The DNA segment CCCTATTCTAAAGATGCCTTGCGCAGCCAAATTAAAGCATTTCCAGAAGGTTGCTTTGTTGTCTATCTTAACAAAAGTATTGTTGCTTACTCTGCAAGCCTAAGAATTGATCAACGCACAGCATTGTCCAAACACACTTGGGATGAAATAACCACTAACGGCTATGCTTCTAGACACAGTTCATCGGGCGAGTATTTGTATGGCTATGAAACCTGTGTGCACCCTAGTATTCGCGGCAAACGTATAGGCCAAAGAATATACAATGCTCGAAAAAAACTGGTCAGCTATTTAAAACTCAAAGGCATTATTTTTGGTGGTAGAGTTCCTAACTACTACAAACATTTTAAAAAAACACCTTCCGTTAAAGACTATATTCAAAAAGTAAAAGATAAGCACATCAAAGATCCAACCTTGGGCTTTCATTTAAGAAGAGGCTTTGAAGTTGTTGGTATTTTAAAAAATTACCTGCCCGATGACAAAGAAAGTTTAGGGTATGCCGTACATTTAAAGTGGGAAAACCCAGAATATAGCGCTATACATCCGTCTGCACCACAAGAAACGCTTAAGCAAAATTCTGTTCGTATTGTAAGTGTTCAATACCAACAAAGACCTGTTAAAAGTTTTAAAGAGTTTTCACAAATTGTAGAGTATTATGTTGATGTTGCCGGTGATTATCGTGCGGACTTTTTATTGTTTCCAGAATTGTTTACCATGCAACTTCTGTCAATAGATAATGAAGAAGTTAGCCCAGATGTGGCCATCAGAACCATGACCAAATACACGCAAGACATAAAAAACATGTTTTGTGATTTAGCCATCAAATACAATGTCAATATCATTGCTGGATCGCACCCAACCCAAGTTGGCAACAATATCAGAAACGTTTCGTACATTTGTTTAAGAGACGGTCAACTGCATGAGCAAGCCAAGATCCATCCCACGCCCGATGAAAAATACTGGTGGAAAATAGAAGGTGGGGATACCGTCAGAGCCATTGACACTGACTGTGGTCCTATTGGGGTTTTGATTTGTTATGACAGTGAGTTTCCTGAACTGGCCAGACATTTGGCCAATCAAGGGATTCGGTTTTTATTTGTTCCATTTTTGACAGATAATAGGCAAGCCTATTGTAGAGTAAAGTACTGCTGCCAAGCTCGGGCCATAGAAAATCAAATTTATGTGGCTATGGCGGGCAATGTGGGAAATCTTCCAAGAGTGCAAAATGTTGATATCCAGTATGCGCAAAGTTGTATTTTAACACCCTGTGATTTTCCTTTTGCCCGAGATGGGATTGCAGCCGATGCAACACCCAACGTTGAAACCGTTTCCATTGCTGACTTACGCGTTGACACTTTACTTGAAGCACGTGAAAACGGTGCTGTACAGAACTTAAAAGATCGCAGGCATGACTTATACTCTGTTGTATGGAAAAAAAAACCCGTTAAAAATCTTTAACTTTTGTAAAAAGAATAAACACAGGTATCCGGTGCATCTTGTTTTTCAATGCGTTTGATTTGCATTTCACTCCAAAAGCTCTGATAAAGATGTCTCACTTCTTTTTCCATAACAGAAAAAGGTGGACCAGACTCATCACCGATTGACTTTTCTATACAAATGCACAGCATGTGTTTTGCTTGTGGAATTAATTTTTTAAGATGGCTTGCATAAGCTTTTCTTAAGCTTTCATCCAAGGCAATCAAAGCGGCTCGATCATAAACCCAGTTGACTTTGGTTAATAAGTCTTCTTGATTCACATCAAAAAAACTTTTTTCTAGAATCTGTATATCCTCAGCACGATAACATTGACCTTGCTTAACCAAGTCTATCTCGTACTCTAAATTGTTTTCTGTAAAAAAAGATTGAATGGCTTGTTGAGAAATTTCAATACCGGTTACCTTAAACCCTTGTTTTTTTAACCAAAGCATATCCATACTCTTGCCACACAAAGGAACTAAAACATGCTCCCCCAGTTGTTGCTGGTGTTGCTTAACATAGTCCTGCAAATGTTGATTGATGTTTTGCTGGTGAAATCCAATATTGTTTTCAGCCCAGCGCTGATGCCATGGCTTTAAGTTTTGTTTAACCATATTAATACGCTACTTACTTTTTAATTGGCAAGCAAGTTTCATTTTCCCCAGCCCATATTTTGTAAAATACCATTGGCCATCTTTTGTGATTCACGTATATTGTAAGCCATGCTTGAAGAGCTCGATAAAATTTTACAAGAACACTTTAATATTCATCATATAACCTTGGAAGACCAAGGCTATTTTCACCGCGGTCATCATCCAGATCGAAAAGGTGGGCATTATGCTATCACACTGGTATCGGATGACTTTACTGAGCTCAATACCATAAAACGTCATCAAAAAGTCTATCAAGCCTTGGGCATGCCCAACAATGAGGACATTCATGCCTTAAGTTTAAACACCTTGACCATTGACGAATGGCAGAAAAAAAACACAGCAGGTTAAGGCATGTCAACTCCCCACATTGAACAAGCTATTTTTGATAGCAAAGTCTTAAAACAAAGTTTATTCAAAGATCCAACCCAAAGACCAATCAGTGTCTACTTACCGCCAAACTACAATGAAGCCGCAAAAAAAGCCTACCCCTGTTTTTATATCTTGGCTCCATGGAGCAGTACCGGCTCTTTATTACTTCATCCTAAAAATGTTTTTACGCCTTCTTTACCCCAGTTGCTTGATCAAGCCATATTAGACAAAAGTATTAAACCTTGCATTGTTGTGTTTCCTAACTGTGAAAGTAAGTTGGGTCACAGTCAATACATCAATTCCCCTGCCTGTGGTCCCTACATGGACTATTTATGTGAGGAAATTGTTCCCTACATAGATCAACATTACCCTACTCTTAAAAATCCCCAGCAGCGTAGCATTATGGGCTTTTCAAGCGGTGGTTTTGGTGCACTGGTTACCGGCATGTTAAGACCGGATGTTTTTTTAAATATTGCCAGCTCAGCTGCAGACAGTTTTTATGAACATTTGTACTTAAGTATGATTCCAAAAGCACAGGCCGTTTTGGAAAAACATGGCAGCATTGATGCCTTCATCAAGTATTACCTCAGTAATCCTAATCCCATGAGCTTGCTTTCTAGAAACGAAGGAGAAACACTTTTGCTTCTCAATATATGTGCCTGTTTCATCCCCAATAAAAACAATCCCCCACTGTACGGTGATTTATTTTTTGATGTTCATAGCGGCGCAATCATAGAAGAAGCGTGGCAAAAACTTTTGGCTTGGGACCCCATAAGAATGATTGATCAGTATCAAGATAATATCAAGCAATGGCAGCATGTAGTTTTAGACGCTGGCAAACAAGATGAATACGCTTTGCACTTGGGACACAGACAAATGGCCAATAAACTCAAAGCCTTAAACATATCCATGACTCATCAGGAATATCCAGGTCGCCACAGTGGGCATACTTACAGGTATATTGAGCGGATTAAAGCTTTGCAGCGTGTTTTGAATGTTTAGCTTAGTGGAATATCCTGTTCATCAACTGGAAAACCATTAAACTACTCAAAGCGAATAAGCATTTACTTGTGCAAGGCTTCGCTATCAACCTCAAGCTCAGGATTTTCTGATAAAATTTGCCTTCTGATTTGATTCATAAGGTAATGAACAACCTGTTTGTATCAATTAAATGACTGTTGCTCTCTTAAGTTCCAATAACCGACATAACAAATTTCGCAAACATTTTTAAAAATGATCTCTGCTTTAAACTTTATTGTAAAAATGCTCTGCAGTTTAACTTAAAAATTCATCAACATCGTCAACTGTAAAACCTTCAAACATTTCATATAATTTATCTTCTATTTGTTGAGGAGTCCAATCTGGATGTTCTGTTTTTAATTCTTGCCTTACCAAGTTTTTTAAAAACTCAATAAGTTCAACATAGCTTTTAAAATCTTGTCCAAGAACATTGCTATAAAATCCAACAGTACAAATTTCAAGTGAATCTTGGTACAGTCTTTCATACAATCTTTGTTGCACACCCGAAATCTCTCCCATTTCTTCAAACAAGGCAAAACTAGAGCCCTCAAGATTAAATTGAACTTTATCGCTTTCACCACCTTTTTTTAGGATAATTTCAAGCTTACACATGCTTGTCATATTCTGGTACTCATCAACAACGGTAGTATGATCTCCCGAAATTTTGTATGGTATTGAGACATTATCATTCGACTCTGTCTCAAAAACAATATGTTTGCTATCACCTTTTTTAAGATCTCTGTGCGCATGGACATCTACAAGTATCACTAAGTTTTTTGAATTCGGGTGGACATGAAATATATTTCCCATTTTAGGCATTAAACTATCATGAAGCGCATACCCATCTAGATCGTCAACACATGGATCAAGATGAATAGAAATTCCTCCCAATGGTTTGGAAAACAAAGTGCTTGCACTTAATAAAACAAAACAGATAACTTTTAATTTCACAAATCCCCCTAGATTTAAATTTATATACGATGTGTCAAATCATACTAAAAAAATATCTTCAAGGAATTTACAATTAATAATTTTAATGAGTTTATTTATTTCAATGAACTAATCTACTATTTGCTTGACGTCATACTGTGCTTCAGTGGTGCAGGCCATGACTTCTGTCATGCCCGAAGCTATAAATGCACAGGCGTTGTCAATGGCTGTGACCGAACACTCTTTAATGGCAGGACCCGTGGCTTCCTTGCACTGCTGTCTACCTTTATAGGTCACACAAACCTTGCATTTAATCGTTTGCGTGGTCACTACATTGTAGGTCATAAAGCCGACTGGCAACATGACGGCCAGCAGCAACAAAGCAGCTTGCAACCAACGGTTGCGTTTTCTTAATCTCTGCTGTTTCTCTTCATACATTCAAAAAACCCCAAACTTATAAAAATAGAAAGTTTTGTGCAGATCTAGGCGCGATTGAGCGAAAAAGCCCAGCGTGTGCATCATACCTGAGCATTTTGAGCGATTGAGCAACGACGAGCTGTGCAAAAACCTCCATTTTTTGATTAATCGCGTGACATGAATAGTCGTAATACATACCAAAACATTAAGGCGACAGAAGCAAACAGCTGCAAAGATGCCGATACATACTTATCCTGGGGATAGTGGTGTAAAACATTGGATGTATCATACAGTATGGCTCCGCCCGCCAATAAAATCATAGCCACAGAAAACCAATGCCCTAAACTAAAACCAAAAATACCACCAGCGACAATGGCCAACAAAGCAACCACACCGGCCCACATCAAGGCTGTTCTTAAAAAGCTAAAGTCTTTTTTGGTGATAAACACAATGGCGGTTAAGGCTAAAAAAGCAATAATGGTTACATAAGCTGCACTCTCTATGCTTTGTGCGTGACCAGAGTAATAGGCAATGGCCAACATGGGCAATAAAATCAAGGCTTCTGCAAACACGTAGGCCGATAATGCCAAGTACTGGACCAACTTATTTTCTGCAGTATGGGCTGCTCGTGTTGCCAACCATGCCACCAACATAAATGCCCCCAATATCCACAGCCAATTCACTCTTTGTACCAAGGCCAAGGCTGTGCGATCAAAGCCTGAACTAAAAAATAAGTATTCCAAGCCAACCAGGCCTAAAATAGCAAAAAATAAATGACTGTAGGTTTTTCTTAGAAAAGCTTCTCTGCCAGTTATGGCAACGGTCTGTGTAATATTCATGATCCTAACAATATAAACAGAATCTAGTTCTGTCTACCTTTAATTATTAAATTAAAATGCGTTGTAGTTTTAATGGAGGCCAGGTTTTATAATGCAGTCGGCCGCAGGAGAAAAGAAAACAGCTCTGCATAAAATACTCTGGTTCGTAACTCAGAAGGATATTTAAAAAACCATGTTTTTGTTTTCTTGGGGGAAGCGTTTTTAGTGACTGTTAAAACTTGTGCTACAGTCACTTATGCAATGCTACTAAAAAAAGTAAAACCCCATGGTTCTCAATATCTTGAAGCACATGGGGTTTTTAAGTGTAGCCGCCAAACTCACGGTGTGAATGCGGTATTTTTATCTTCCTGCTAACAGGTGGGTTTCGTATACTTGCTTCTGGTTACTTGATCACGTCAAGTCTTACGCTCCACAAATAGGAACAAATCCCGATAAAAAAAAGTTAATGAGACAAAAATACGTTAGTGATTCATCACCCATGTTTCAGCCGCACTACATCTTATATATTAGTCCATTTATACTATTAGTCAATAGGATTTTATGCTTTTGCTGCAAGGCGTTTAAATTGAAAAGGTGTACGGCGTGGGCATAAAACATAAAATAAAAATCAATACACACAAAAACACTTTGGTGATTTCTATCTCGGTAACTTTAGGCACACTTTTTTCATTGTTGTGATGATAACTAAACAATAAAAACATAGACATGATCATATGCCAAACATAGTGATGCGTAAAACCCAAAACAAACAGAGC comes from the bacterium genome and includes:
- a CDS encoding BolA/IbaG family iron-sulfur metabolism protein, whose protein sequence is MLEELDKILQEHFNIHHITLEDQGYFHRGHHPDRKGGHYAITLVSDDFTELNTIKRHQKVYQALGMPNNEDIHALSLNTLTIDEWQKKNTAG
- a CDS encoding Bax inhibitor-1 family protein, which codes for MNITQTVAITGREAFLRKTYSHLFFAILGLVGLEYLFFSSGFDRTALALVQRVNWLWILGAFMLVAWLATRAAHTAENKLVQYLALSAYVFAEALILLPMLAIAYYSGHAQSIESAAYVTIIAFLALTAIVFITKKDFSFLRTALMWAGVVALLAIVAGGIFGFSLGHWFSVAMILLAGGAILYDTSNVLHHYPQDKYVSASLQLFASVALMFWYVLRLFMSRD
- a CDS encoding alpha/beta hydrolase-fold protein — translated: MSTPHIEQAIFDSKVLKQSLFKDPTQRPISVYLPPNYNEAAKKAYPCFYILAPWSSTGSLLLHPKNVFTPSLPQLLDQAILDKSIKPCIVVFPNCESKLGHSQYINSPACGPYMDYLCEEIVPYIDQHYPTLKNPQQRSIMGFSSGGFGALVTGMLRPDVFLNIASSAADSFYEHLYLSMIPKAQAVLEKHGSIDAFIKYYLSNPNPMSLLSRNEGETLLLLNICACFIPNKNNPPLYGDLFFDVHSGAIIEEAWQKLLAWDPIRMIDQYQDNIKQWQHVVLDAGKQDEYALHLGHRQMANKLKALNISMTHQEYPGRHSGHTYRYIERIKALQRVLNV
- a CDS encoding carbon-nitrogen hydrolase, which produces MLKKPMAKTRDLIEIKNPTLSDIPGIYKLLNEVYPDEEEPYSKDALRSQIKAFPEGCFVVYLNKSIVAYSASLRIDQRTALSKHTWDEITTNGYASRHSSSGEYLYGYETCVHPSIRGKRIGQRIYNARKKLVSYLKLKGIIFGGRVPNYYKHFKKTPSVKDYIQKVKDKHIKDPTLGFHLRRGFEVVGILKNYLPDDKESLGYAVHLKWENPEYSAIHPSAPQETLKQNSVRIVSVQYQQRPVKSFKEFSQIVEYYVDVAGDYRADFLLFPELFTMQLLSIDNEEVSPDVAIRTMTKYTQDIKNMFCDLAIKYNVNIIAGSHPTQVGNNIRNVSYICLRDGQLHEQAKIHPTPDEKYWWKIEGGDTVRAIDTDCGPIGVLICYDSEFPELARHLANQGIRFLFVPFLTDNRQAYCRVKYCCQARAIENQIYVAMAGNVGNLPRVQNVDIQYAQSCILTPCDFPFARDGIAADATPNVETVSIADLRVDTLLEARENGAVQNLKDRRHDLYSVVWKKKPVKNL
- a CDS encoding thiopurine S-methyltransferase; translated protein: MVKQNLKPWHQRWAENNIGFHQQNINQHLQDYVKQHQQQLGEHVLVPLCGKSMDMLWLKKQGFKVTGIEISQQAIQSFFTENNLEYEIDLVKQGQCYRAEDIQILEKSFFDVNQEDLLTKVNWVYDRAALIALDESLRKAYASHLKKLIPQAKHMLCICIEKSIGDESGPPFSVMEKEVRHLYQSFWSEMQIKRIEKQDAPDTCVYSFYKS